Part of the Microbacterium sp. Clip185 genome is shown below.
GTCGCGGACTTGATGCCCGCACCCTCGGCGTACGACGTGTCCATGACCTTCACCGGATACTTGTGACGCTCGGCCCACCGCAGGTACATGCGCATGAGCATCTCGGCGAAATCGGTGGCGTCGTCGCCGCCTGCGCCGGAGCGGATGGTGACGACGGCCGATCGGGAGTCGTACTCGCCGTCGAGCAGGGTCTGCACCTCGAGCTGGCCGACGACGTCCTCGAGCTCGGCGATCTCGCGACGAGCCTCCTCCGCGGAGTCCTCGTCGTCCATCTCGTTGGCGAGCTCGACGAGCACATCGAGGTCGTCGAGACGCTGCTCGACCTCGGTGACGCGCTTGAGCTCGGCCTGGCGGTGACTGAGGGCGCTGGTGACCTTCTGCGCCTTCTCGACGTCGTCCCAGAGATCCGGCGCACCGGCTTCTTCGGAGAGCCGATCGATCTCCGCCCGGAGGGCGTCGACGTCGACGACGGCTTTGATGTCGCTGAAGGTGGAGCGGAGGGCCTGGATGTCGGCTGACGGATCGAATTCGAGCATGGCACTCCAGAGTATCGTGGATGCACGTGTCCGACCGCGTCAGCTCTGTGCTCTGGCGGTTCGCGCCGATGATCTACGGCCCCACGATCCTCTTCGCCCTCGGCGAGGGGGCGGTGATCCCCCTCATCCCGATCCTTGCGGCGGAGCGCGGAGCGGATGTGGCTGAGGCCGCGTTCATCGCTTCCTTCCTCGTCGTGGGCCAGCTCTGCGGCAACATACCGGCCGGATGGTCGGTGGCGCGGCTCGGCGAGCGCCTCACGATGGCGATCGGCGGCGTGCTGGCGATCGCGGGCTCCGTCACGATGCTGCTCTCCCCCAATGCGGCCGTCCTCGCCGTGGCGGTGTTCGTGATCGGGTTCTGCGCGGCGGCGTTCGGCCTCGCCCGCCATTCCTTCATGACGACGCGGGTTCCGCTCGCCTTCCGGGCGCGGGCGCTGTCGCTCCTCGGCGGCTCGTTCCGCTTCGGCACGTTCGTGGGGCCCTTCATCGCGGCGGGACTCCTCGTCGCGGTGGGCAACGAGCTGTCGGCGGTGTGGTTCTTCATCGTCTGCCTCGTCGCCACCGTGCTGCTGGTGCTGCTCGGCCCCGATCCCGAGAAGACTCCGGACGCCCCCGACCGCGCGGCGACCCCCGAGGACGACAGCGGAGAACCGGTCACCGGCTCGATCCCCGCGGCAGAACGCGTCGGGGTGTTCCGCACGATGTGGCAGCACCGGCGGGTGCTCTCGCGCCTCGGGGTGGCCGCCGCATCCCTGTCGGCCGTCCGGTCGGCGCGTCAGGTCGTGCTGCCATTGTGGGGTCTCTCCCTCGGGCTCGACGCCCCGACGATCGCCCTTGTCGTCGGTGTCTCCGGGGCCATCGACTTCGCCCTGTTCTATGCGAGCGGCCAGGTGATGGATCGCTTCGGCAGGCTCTGGGCCGCCCTGCCCGCCATGATCCTCATGGGCACCGGCTTCCTCGCCCTGTCGCTCACGCACGATCTCACCTCAGCGAACATGTGGTTCGCGATGTTCGCGGCGGTGCTCGGCGTGGGCAACGGCCTCTCCAGCGGCATCCTGCTCACCCTCGGCGCGGACGTGGCGCCCAAGACCGAGCCGGCCGCGTTCCTCGGCTCGTGGCGCACCCTGACGGATGCCGGCGGCGCCGTCGCTCCGCTCCTGCTCACCGCTCTCACCGCCGCCGCGTCGCTGTCGGTGGCGACCGGTGCGATGGGCGTGGTGGGATTGCTGGGCGCGGCGGCGTTCATCCGGTGGGTGCCGCGCTTCGTGCCGCGACGACGCGAGGAGAGCTGATGACACTGCAGAACTGGGCCGGCAATCTGACGTACCAGGGTCGGCTCGTGGCGCCGACCACCCGCGACGAGGCGGCACGCACGGTGCGGGAGGCGGATGCGGTGCGCGCGCTCGGCACGCGGCACTCGTTCTCGACGATCGCCGACACCCCCGGCATCCTGCTGTCGACCGCGGCGCTGCCGTCGAGGGTCGAGATCGATCGGGCAGCGCACATCGCCCGGGTGTCGGGCGGGCTGCGTTACGGCGACGTCGCGGAGCGTCTGCAGGCCGAAGGCTGGGCGCTCGGGAACCTCGCGTCTCTGCCGCACATCTCGGTCGCCGGGGCTATCGCGACCGGCACGCACGGATCCGGCGACCGGAACCGGTCGCTCGCGGGCTCCGTCGCGGGTGTCGAGCTGCTGATGGCCGACGGCGCCATCCG
Proteins encoded:
- a CDS encoding MFS transporter, with the translated sequence MHVSDRVSSVLWRFAPMIYGPTILFALGEGAVIPLIPILAAERGADVAEAAFIASFLVVGQLCGNIPAGWSVARLGERLTMAIGGVLAIAGSVTMLLSPNAAVLAVAVFVIGFCAAAFGLARHSFMTTRVPLAFRARALSLLGGSFRFGTFVGPFIAAGLLVAVGNELSAVWFFIVCLVATVLLVLLGPDPEKTPDAPDRAATPEDDSGEPVTGSIPAAERVGVFRTMWQHRRVLSRLGVAAASLSAVRSARQVVLPLWGLSLGLDAPTIALVVGVSGAIDFALFYASGQVMDRFGRLWAALPAMILMGTGFLALSLTHDLTSANMWFAMFAAVLGVGNGLSSGILLTLGADVAPKTEPAAFLGSWRTLTDAGGAVAPLLLTALTAAASLSVATGAMGVVGLLGAAAFIRWVPRFVPRRREES